CGTTTAAGAGAGGGCACACGTGAGGCACTACAATTATAAACTCACACGCGAACCCACATAGTGAAAAAGTAAGATTAAATAATGCATTCTGTATGTTTAAAAGATAACAAAAGCGAAGGAAATTTTCGCCTCACATTCTCCCTACCAGGGGAAAGCGTTGAGCGCTCATGGCGTAGGCTGTACAACAAACTGCCATGTGCACTGAAAGGCCACCATCACACACATTGCACCTTCCCAAAGTTGCTTTCCCCGGAGAAGCGGTGGTTTATAGATAATGCATTGTTGTCCGCAAGTTGCCCCCCAGCGTTTTCAAATTGGTGAGCGCAGAATACTTACGCCCATACTCCGCTGCGCACTTCAGGGGGAGGGGTAGCGGAAGCGCATCGGTTTTGTTAGGATATAGAAAGCACATCCCGTACAGGAGAGCCTGTAGCTCTCCAAGATCGAATCCTTTCCGCTTGGAGACGACATACAGCGTAGAGCGGGCGTGACCAAGGGTGCAATTTGCGCCGGTGAGAAAGAATGCCTCACCAAATTTTTTGTCCGCACCTTCCGCTGTAACGAAACCGCGTGGGGCGTTGCAGTACATCGTGCGGTCATCAGGGGCTTGGAAAGCAAAGCGCGAGTGCTGATACCGCTGGCCAGCCACAACCGCCCAGCTGCTTCCCTTGAGCACCTCACTCAGGACGTCGACGTCACTCTTGCGGGCATCAAGCAATTCTCCCTCCGAGGCACAGCCACGCAGAACCAGGTACGCCGACACAGCATTTCCCTTGCTCGTGAAGTGGCTTTTTGCTTCTTGCACGAACTCCCCCATCTTCTTAGATATCACCTCGGATGGAGTTGGGGGCCCCCCCTCAGACATCGATGTCGTGTCACAGTCGCTGCCGTCGGCATACAAGGTCTCCTTCCTGCCATTCACTTGATAATGGTTGCAGTAGGTCGACCACTGTGTGCCCTTCACGTAGAATGACACGAAAGCAACCGCGAAGAACTCCTGCCTGACGGCGGAAGACTCCGTTGCAACCGAGCGTTGATCCCTCCCAACATCGGCGGCTATTATTAATATTCCGCCGGATGGGTCAGCCTTCGCTAGCTTCGGACAAACTTGGTTCACATCTAGGGTCCAATTGAGGCGACCGGTTTTTGCGCATATTTGTTGCGCAACGGCCATGACAATCGACAACTCACGACCTCCCGTTAGGTCCTTAGCCACGACTTGGCTAAGGGCACCGCCGCCCGACCATGATGCCTTCCACTCTGCATACGGCTCCCTCTCGGGTCGCCGCAGGAACGTCACACCAAAAATGTTCTTCCCCAAGCGGCCCTTCGCCTCTTTCAAGCTTCGAACGGGGATGGAATCCCCGAAATTTAGTGGGGCGCTCATGCCATCAAGGTACTTCTTTATATTACCGACGACAACAGTTCCCtgcttgttgtttgtttcgtcATACAATACGACGTCGACTGTCTGTCGCGCACCGGGGTGCCTAAGGTCTTTGAGCTCCTTCACGAAACCCTGTTGTGAGCTCTCGCTTTGAGGGTTCACTCGTCGAAAACCGTCACCCTTTGGTATCAATATTTCCGGGGACTTCAGCACCTGACCATCCACGGAAACGAAATCCTTTCCAAAGGATATTCCGTACGCCTCCAAGAACTTCACGACCCTCCCCCCTTCGTGTTGGATTAGACGTTCAATGACACGCCTGAGGCGTTGAACACGATCATCAGGAAATATGGAGCACAGCTGCGGAAGTTGCCTTCGGTCTTGCTCATTCAAGGACATCTCGTGCAGCACCTGAGGTGGGACAAGCACCACCCGCCGCCCGTCGTTCGTCCGGCACTTAAAAAGTGCTTGCTGTGGCTCAATATGAATCCCGTACCGGTCGCGGAAATACTCCACATATGTCTGTGACGGGTTTTGTTTGAGGCCCGCTGCATCGCAGGCCTTATTGTCCGTAATATCAAGGACGGTATACATAGTAGCACGGGATTTGTCCACCACACTGTATACCTTTTTCTTAATGAAACGCTCGGCGAGCGCTCGTCGGATACTACCGCGTGCTCGCCTCCTTTCATCCTCCATCGCCGTCAAACAGTCCATGGCCGACGCCACGGGAAGGGAGACGTCCAGCTGCAGGACATCGTTTTCTTTGCCACGGATTACTGTCGAAAACGCCTTCACAGAAACTGCCTCAAATATAGAGATGGTTCCtgtggcatttttttttccgtttttcaGGTCTACAAACTTTGTACCGACCTTTTCCTCATAACATTCCTGAACGGCACTACCGATCACGCAGTTCAACTCCATTGTCCTCTCTTTGGGGTTCAACGAACATGATGTCGCCTGCTTCAGCGTAagcgtgtatgtgtatgtcaccgttttccccttccctttgcgCGCGTTCACGGTCAATTCGTAATTATATTCCTCCACGGGAAGTCTAGTGGGACATATTATCGATGACCCTGTGCAGACGCACATGTTGACGTCAAATGCGTCTTCGCTACCGCTTTCCTTTCTCATTTTCAACAACATATTCTTCGATGCGAGCACTTTAACCCTTTCCCTGAGGTCGGGTGCCCCATCTTTCATTTCAATGGAAAGGGGGTAAATGAAGGCACATTTCCTCGGGTCGATGTACAGAGGGAGGAGGTTTGTCCATGCCTCCACTGGCCGGTCGTACATCCCGGCTTTCGCAAACGAAACCACCGCATCCCTCTCACGGGTCTGGCCAGTCCGATACGCCCCGTCACCAAAGCCTCCACCACGTCCACCACGGTATCCACCCTCGCCTCCACCACGTCCACCACGGTATCCACCCTCGCCTCCACCACGTCCACCACGGTATCCACCCTCGCCTCCACCACGTCCACCACGGCGTCCACCCTCGCCTCCACCACGTCCACCACGGCGTCCACCCTCGCCTCCACCACGTCCACCACGGTATCCACGTTCCCAGTCAGACATTTTATTTAAATCCTTTTTATTAAGTtgcttgtttgcttttttagtTGATGACTGAAAGAGAACAAATAGTTTTTATCCTTTTCGCGTTCAACCTGATTACCCGTTCTGTgttcaaacaaaagaaaagatcagGTTGAAAGTTTTTTCTGGTAACTTTTTCCCAACAAATAATGAATACTGCTTTTTCATGCCGTTTTTTCCATAATTGATATCACATGTGAGTAACTCTTAACTGTATATGTCACTCGAACGTCGGGGTTGCTTACCCTATGAATGTGCGCGCTCTGTCGCCGAGTGCCATCATTTTGCTGCTACGAGTAAGTTTCCAGTCAGACAACATTACGAAAGTACTGCTCCTTCTCTTTGACTCTAACGTTGAGGCTTCTTCACAGACCCTCGTCTAAAATATCGTACACCTGAAACTACCGCATGGGTGACCATATATAATACGAGTGTACAGTTGGCGCAAGAAAGAAATTACCACATAAACGTATCTTATTTCGTAAGACGTCGTTCTTCATAGTAATTACTTACATGTCAGCCTTGCCATGCGTCAAAAACTGTGCATCCAACTTCTGTCGTCAACTTACCTTGTAATAAGGGTACCAATACATTGTATCCTTGTACAATAAGGCCACTAAGTGCAGACCCAAGACTCGAATATGAATAATAAGGGATGAACAGAGCCTACCTGAGTATACTGAGGAACAGTAGCCTTCTAGAAAATACCTAGGTTACCGTAAAGGTATCAGCACGGCACTTCTATATTGTTCAGTCCAAATATATACCCCTATGACGTTATCACATCAAAGACACGCCCGACGGGGCGCTACACAGGGTCATCGTACTCATCTTTGAAGAGTGCTAATAACGTAAGTGTAAGGCAATAAACACGCACTTCACAATTATTGCGTGTTTAAACCACCAGTATTCCCCGGTGTTTTCCCCGCCCTTCGTTGCCAGTGAATTGAAAGCAATTGTACTGCGTGCTGTTCCTATATTAGTATGTCATTATTGGGATAAGATCTTCATAACGAAATCCAAACAATAAGCATTAGTACTCCCAAAACAGCATGCCGAACAAATTGTTAAGGAACAGAAAAGGTCGCATAAATAGTTTtcgaaaaataacaacagcaatgaTATGAAGCGACGTTATCAGTTACGGTGTAAATCTGTCAGTAACAGCTCAAGTGACCCCCGATTACTTGTGCGACGTATCCAACGCCAATACTACGGTAACGTAATAGCTAAAATTATTGTGTTCACaactttttccacctttaGATGTTGTACTTGAATGCTTTCAACAATACCGAATAAAAGTATTTtgaacaacagaaaaacagTATAGATAACCATGTCATCGGAAGAGAAGCAGCGATAATCAGTAACAAAATGGACTTGCGACTCCTAACAGAACACTGCGGCTGGTTAACGGATCCAGTAGTTAAATCAATGCGGGGTACAACAAAGATTTCTTCTAACCACTAACACGATtgtaatgaaaaataaacaaaaatgtttCCAACGAAAgatgtgaaaaggaaaaattcTCAATACCTAATAGGACCATTGAAACACAAGCTCACCATCAAATTCCACGGACTCATAATTCTTAGCATCATTAGAAGTGATCGATTACACCGTGGACAGCCTGGCAAACATGAAGGGAAAACTGTCCTCCATTCCTTTGTTCTGCCAACCCCCACCTGCCCACAAATACgaatacaacaaaaaccaTTAACCGCACACCTCACCGGCGCAACCCGTATGATTCTCGTTGTGAAGAAAACCATCTTCCGCCAAAACAAAGTAACCGATCCCCCGTGACGGCCGCAAATTACGGGACCGTTTTATCAACTAATCAACCTACGCTTTCAAACAAAACACTCGTAAACAGCAATCACCAAAGCAGGcactaatatatatatatatatatagacagCATGACAGGAGGTTATTAAAATGGCATCACAGTCTCACGAAGCCCTTTTAAGGGAGTGGACAAAAATATACGCATTGTGAGCCCCCTTTGCCACTAGTAATCCCACACTGctaaaaaagtggaaaacaGTTCGTCACGAgttggagggaaaggggaattgTCCTTCCCACATGCGTAGCCTATACCGGCGACAAAACAATGGGGAGGAAGCAATGTCAAGTTTGTTTAAAACATCCACGGGGGACGTTGTAGCACCCACCCTAAAGGGAATACTGGTAACTatgatttaaaaaaactcaAGAAGCACCAAGCAGTCACTGGTCACATGTAAATAGTAAGTTCCTAACCTTTTACACCGTATGTCCTCAGCAACCCAATGTCCCTTTAACAACAGTAAGGTAGAGAAAATCAATAACCAGACAGCTATTTATCATTTTACTTTTGAAAAAATGTGGAGATATGATAATAAGTTCACCAAATGATTTAACTATAATTGATATTCCAgattatttttaaatttgacTCCCAAAGACTCGACTACATGGAGACACATATGTGCAAACGGGCAAATTCCGGGAGATGCAAACTTCTGTATAAATTTTTGTGATGATTGCTGTAACAATGCTGATGTTCGATGCTTGTGCTATCTCCCTTCGTTCATTTCCAGAGCACAGATCGCAGACGGAATGTTCCCTTTATAAACGATACGTTGGCACTACAAGGTACCACAATGGAACATCAACAGGATACTGGTAAAAAACGCAAACGAAAAACGAAAAGTCACGGTGGTACGCCCTCCCGTACAAGGCAAACTGGTAGGGGCCTTGAGCAGCCGTTTATACCGTGTATTTGAACCCACAAGCGTACATTGCTAAAATATTAACAAGATTAAGCGTCAATGCGGTGAAATCCAGAACCCCTCACAAAGTTGAACCCAGCACTGTCGTAAAGTCCATGCCCTTCAATAAGCATTCATATATTTCATGGGCCACAGGGGAGTTAGGACAACAGCAGTCGGCACACAGCAATCAAAGCACGGGCTGTGACAGTGAAGAGAGTGATATACCTGGTGGATCGCATACCATCCATGCAAAACGTGGCCTAGGCACAGGAATACTAgacaaaataaagcaaagtTATAAAACTTGCCGGAAGTAGCACAGTGATAATGACAGTACACTCTCGGGGAAAATATTCACACCAGACAATTTGAAAGCGAACTCCAAGCAACAATGTTCTCATTACATAGATATCAGGCTGCGGGGGTGACATACCGGCAACgcaattttaaaaaaatagaacagatgaaaaatatttaacaaacgacaaaaaacatACAGAAAACAAGTTTCCTATTTTGAGAATTAATATATTTCCCGTTCAAAACACGCAAAGCCAATTCCGAAAATGgagcggcaaaaaaaaaaaatggaaaatacCTCTCAGGTATCCGGAGCCAAACCACGGCATGTACTCAGTATGTAAGATGCGTAAATAGCTTTACACGATCGAAATTTGGCAATGCTGTTGTTTTGACTCTATGTAGAAGCGGTCATGTCACAGCAACGGTCAAAAATACTCCGCGAAACCGATGACCACCAGAACCTCTAAGTGGATtctggaaaacaaaaacaaaatcgccgatttaaaataaaagatgCCCTTTTCGAAATTTTGTTCTAAAGGCTGCCTGTATCGAGTGAACGGATTTTGTGGCGAGGCTCTTCCCCTTTAGCAGTTCCTTCATAAGCACTCGCGTAGCAAATATCTTAACAGTAGAATAATAATGCGTTACCTTCAGAAAGCACAGAAATACTTCATTACCGGGCTCAGAAGGAGATTGCAATTCCACTGAAACCCTTTAGCGGATCCGTAACAAAGAATTCGGCGTCTTCCCCTACAACCCCAAAAACGATAACGCAGCACGCCACTATAGTTGCACACCcccaaaaggaaggaaatgacTCTTTCTCCCAAATGAATAGGGGAACATGGCTTTACCGGTAATATGCTTCCGAAAATACGGCAAACCAGCATAGACATTTGCTGACACAACACCTCACACAAGGGTAGTCATATGCTGCGCACCAAAGTGTGCCCCTATGCCGCGACGTTTTAGAATCTTAATTCACTCCGTGCGCACTTCGGTAGCTCAATATTCCAGTGTTTACTCTAAAACAGAGCTAGCTTCTACAGCAAAGCCAGTCTCCCGTCAGACAGCAAGAAGCCAGAGCAATGCGTTGACGAGAAAACGATGCAAATTTCCTTACACCGACCGATAGTTTTTTTCGGTAGGATAAAAAAAACTGGTAATATTAAATGGTTCCAGCTTATATTAATGCAGCCCTTCCAAGGCCTTCTCCAACTAAAATATATACAGCCAATTCTCAAAAAATAGGAGAGGAAACGCAGTGACTCCGTTACTTAACTGCGTATCGAGACGGCTGCGTTGATGGTATCGACAAATGGGTTAACGAAAACCCCACCACGAGCAACGATCAGCACCGTTGTCACAAACGAAGAATAGCAAAACACATTCATATGAAGAAACCCACGTATCCCACCCGGAACATTTGTCGAGGGGCAGAGCAACGATAAAACCAACTGTTAGTGACGCCTTGTGTAAAGTGGTTTCGTCATTGTGttgaaaacaataaacagtTGGAAGAAACCAGTATATGAGAGCGGTAACGCACTCACGACGTATCAGCTAAATAGGGAAATGACGATAAACGCAAGGTGATGGCGTTCTCTGCCGCCAACTAACCACAAACCGTTACGCTTAAGGGGGTGggcgcacacatacacacacctcAGCCAGTGAGGTAAACGGGAAATCACTACGTGACACAACGCCAATGAGAGAAAGGGGAATAAGCCCTGAGGTACAGCTCGCCACTCGCGGTGCACTCGAGGGCGCTGACTTAACACCACACAATCTTTGAAACCGCCTCCTCCTAGACTACAGGAAAGATACCGCGCATACCGGTGGTACCAGCGCATAAATGTCCCCATATCACCAGCCACATAGTGACACGACTTTAAGGTTTGCTGAAAAATGCACCTAGCCAGCCTGACTGGGTGCTGTAATGAAAGTAACTAGGTAGCAATCTTTGCTGGAAATGAAATAGCACGCTCCTAGCAGACAGATggagaaagcaaacaacatTATCCACAACATCGCAACCTTTCAACTTCCGCTCCGGCTCAGAAAAATGGTACCCTACATGCTTCGACATCAAAGGGCGAAACGACGTACGCCACGCGGCGCAGTCGGCAAGAGAATCTTTGGCGCTACCCCGCAGCCCCTCGCCACTCTGGAACCTTCGCAGCGCCGTGCTAAGTGGAAGTGCACTGGCAggcccctttcccccctctcggGGATCAAGCACCAACAAGTGGAAGGAGGTCGGCAGCCCGCACTCCGCCCCCCACCCCTCTCCCTCGTGCAGGCACTTGGAACGCTTACTGAACTATGCCGTTGCCCTCCTGTTAAGAGTGGGGTGGTCTTTCAACCAATTCAACGTTCACCACCTTCCCACACCCCAGAGGGTATTAGGTGCGAAGATCAGCCGATACCAGCCGCGCCGCCAAGTGGCACACGTGTCAGCTATGTTTTCCGGACTGATTTCGTTCCTTTTGCGTTCGTTTTTGGTGTTTGACTCTTCGACTTGTAG
The genomic region above belongs to Trypanosoma brucei brucei TREU927 chromosome 10, whole genome shotgun sequence and contains:
- a CDS encoding argonaute-like protein, which encodes MSDWERGYRGGRGGGEGGRRGGRGGGEGGRRGGRGGGEGGYRGGRGGGEGGYRGGRGGGEGGYRGGRGGGFGDGAYRTGQTRERDAVVSFAKAGMYDRPVEAWTNLLPLYIDPRKCAFIYPLSIEMKDGAPDLRERVKVLASKNMLLKMRKESGSEDAFDVNMCVCTGSSIICPTRLPVEEYNYELTVNARKGKGKTVTYTYTLTLKQATSCSLNPKERTMELNCVIGSAVQECYEEKVGTKFVDLKNGKKNATGTISIFEAVSVKAFSTVIRGKENDVLQLDVSLPVASAMDCLTAMEDERRRARGSIRRALAERFIKKKVYSVVDKSRATMYTVLDITDNKACDAAGLKQNPSQTYVEYFRDRYGIHIEPQQALFKCRTNDGRRVVLVPPQVLHEMSLNEQDRRQLPQLCSIFPDDRVQRLRRVIERLIQHEGGRVVKFLEAYGISFGKDFVSVDGQVLKSPEILIPKGDGFRRVNPQSESSQQGFVKELKDLRHPGARQTVDVVLYDETNNKQGTVVVGNIKKYLDGMSAPLNFGDSIPVRSLKEAKGRLGKNIFGVTFLRRPEREPYAEWKASWSGGGALSQVVAKDLTGGRELSIVMAVAQQICAKTGRLNWTLDVNQVCPKLAKADPSGGILIIAADVGRDQRSVATESSAVRQEFFAVAFVSFYVKGTQWSTYCNHYQVNGRKETLYADGSDCDTTSMSEGGPPTPSEVISKKMGEFVQEAKSHFTSKGNAVSAYLVLRGCASEGELLDARKSDVDVLSEVLKGSSWAVVAGQRYQHSRFAFQAPDDRTMYCNAPRGFVTAEGADKKFGEAFFLTGANCTLGHARSTLYVVSKRKGFDLGELQALLYGMCFLYPNKTDALPLPLPLKCAAEYGRKYSALTNLKTLGGNLRTTMHYL